In the Struthio camelus isolate bStrCam1 chromosome 16, bStrCam1.hap1, whole genome shotgun sequence genome, GTTTGGAAACTCTGTGTTGCTCTGTACTGTCAATATATCACTATATGAAGATGTCCTACGTACCTGCTGATAAAATTGAAATGTCTATGCAGCAATTATGATGTTTAAAAACAATTCTAGTAACAAAACATTAAACtctgatataaaaatattaactgtcatggaagaaaaaaggcattccAAATGACTAACATCATTTCTTATATTCATATAGTGCATTGTATCCACATACCATTGATAACTATGCTGCAGAGTCTGTGGGACATCTTATGCTTGGAGACAGCTGAAACACTGGACTCTGCCATTTTTTTCACTAATACATAACGAAAAGTATGAACGGTATCACTGAGTTTTACCAGCCCAATAATCTCCAGTATTGTACTCCCTAAGGTAATAGGGTTGGAGAGTCTCCTAAAGCCCCTTCACCCAAGAATAGTGCAGAACTTATATTTCAGTCATTCTGGATGGTCACACACACTAGCACAGTCACGGTAGCATGGAAAATTATgcacaaacaaaacaattttgGCAAAAAGTGCTTGGGTAGAAGCAGCAATGACTGGTCACTTCATTTCGTTTGTCCAGGTTAAGCCACCCTTTCAGAAATTAAGCAAAGATGCCAGTTAAGCAAATATCTTGAGTTTCAACTGTTCCCTCTTTCTCAAATTTAATCATTTAAATATACAGGAAGCACTTCTGTGCAAATCTACCACAGAAGAGAGCGCAAAGGGCTCACTTATGACCTGTCAAAAAGTTGGTGGCTTTTTAAATTAAGCTGAGTTACTATCTTAACAGGAACTAGGGACCTAACTGACCGAGACTCAAgttccaaaaaaagaaagctgagagagagaaaCCTGCCTTATTTCATTACAATAATGTGTTGCCATAACAGCTACTTAAGAGTCTTCTGGCATATCAGCAAATTTTTTTACTGGGTGTTAGTCAGTGCATATCCTTCTTGCGATTATGGCTGCAACCTCCCCCAGGATTAACACAGTTGCACACACCTATGTTCAGACGCatatgaaagggaaagaaaaaaataccatcatTAATCAAAGCTTCCAATTACCTGAAAAGGCTGGCTGATACCAACTATTGACTGCATGTTATTGCTATAATAACAAAGCACAAATTCTCCTCCCATATCAGGTATTTCTTCAGCATTCATGTAAACCTaccaacaagaaaaagaataggCAATGGACTATTTGCACAGAGAAAGCAACTTGCAAAAAACATTCATTCAGGACACcataaaatgcagtatttacaAATAAGCCAGTTTTGAAACATAATTTTAAGAAGAGGACAGAAGTAACGTTATTACCCGAAGTGGTTAATGAAGTATTACCCATCCCTAGGAACCTCCTTACGCTTTAGGATAAGGCTACATAGCATGGCTACATGGCACGGCTGAGCCAATCTACCAGCTTGTTACTTTAGAAAGGGGGTGAGGTATTTCTTCTGTCCCCCCTCCATCCACAATGGAGATCATTTGACTCCACCGAAAACTACCCTGGCAGAATTATTCTACAATACTGGCCACTTTTTTCTGTGTGCTATTTTTCCCCGTTTATTTAAGAAGTTGACACAAAGAGACAGATGGACCTGTACAGAGGGGAGGGCAACTGAGATGACCCACTAAACCATCTGAAAACTAAGCCAGGGATGGAAGAGTGAATATTTGTCACCATGTTAGCAAGCTGAATTTGTTCagtaagaaacaagaaaaaagccaCAGTCGTTTGAGGGAAACGGCAAGACCACACAAGCAGGACAGAGAGATGAACTGCCTCCTGGTGGCAATAAGCTGTTAGTTGAGAGAGTGGAGGAAAACCTGCAACCTCAGTTTTGAACTACCCTAAAGACCCATGGTCCCTAAACTGCCGCCCACAGTACCCTGCTAAAACAACATTCATAGTTTTTAAAGTTCAGAGATATTTTGAGGTTAAGAATACTGACAAAAGACGTTTGGAGCTCTTGTTATAAACTGGTTGACTGACACAATTCCTAACGAGagaattgctttcttttaaaggacTATCTGGAAAAATCTCATCTACTCCTCTGCTGACTTTGccttcaaaattaaatttctacTTCTGTTTGTTCAGACAAATACCTCTGGAAATAATTCATTTGTATTCAAGATAAGGATAAAAGTTGTTTGagattttttaattgctttagttAACCACTACTAGAAAGTCGGCAGTCTTTAAAAATGGGTCAAGACTCTTAACagccaaaataataaaaagtctaAGGAACCTGTATCATTAGCTGCATCAGATATCTCTTACTAATTGTGTTAGTTACTTTAGGTATTTACAACTGTAATGGAAACCATACAACAAATACTTAAGATACATTGAGCCACTGTGACAATCAGATGGTAAATGGCCAGTTGCTCATTTTGGTGGTAAAATTAAACCAAAATACAAAATGGATTAAAATGACAATAGTTCTTTATACAATGAAGAGACACTACAGGAATAAAGTGTTATTTCATCAATTCCCCCAAGCAATTCAGCAGACCTGAGAAACTATGCTGCGCTAcccaaaaataaaggagaaatagcAAGAGGGATTACAAACAGTAATATCATTCCCAGTTGCTTTGGGTGGGAAAAAGGGGGATATAGAACCCAGAGGGGGAAGCAGAAACGGAACAAACAGATCTTGAAGGCTACTATATAAGAAACTActagaaagaaatatataattGGATTACTTGTTTACTGTCACTGTTAGAAGAAATTTCATCGTCTTTTACCCAAGCATAAGTGACATAGTCATTCACATGCTTGAATGTCACCTGCAAAGAAAGATGCAAACCATCAGCTTTCTGAAGGACAAACATATACTACATGAAAAACTCAAAGCTATGAGAGGCATGATTACTACTTCATTGAAGGTCTAattaaaacacttcatttttaaaatcaaaatattttgggggCATGCATGAACCTTCAATATCTGAGAGGATGTGAATGCTGTTCTTTCATCTTTCTACCGCCTTCCTTTCATTCTCGTTCTCTTTTTGCTGTATAAATCTTTGAACTGCAGCATTTGGGAAGGACTATTCCTTTCCATAGCTTCTACCTACCATTTTGCTTAAATAATGCACGACTTATACTTAGCAGAGCATCTTGCACAGAGTGAAAAAGCCTGTGTCCATCTTTGTGGAACTAAACTCTCAGCATACAGAAACATCAACTATCAAGGATATAAGACCATTTTGGTGAGCTTTACATTTGCAAGAATCGCAACGTCCTGTGCCAGAAAACTACCTCCTCCAGTCACATTCACCACCTTCATTACTGTAAAGAGTCACGATGCGCTGGTAACATCACCTTGAAAAGTCCAATCCAGTCCCAAGCACTGCTAGGGAACTCGGGCACTGCAGAGTAGCTGATTAGAACATCATGTTCAGCGCTCCATTCACCCTCAGGATTCAACGTGACAAAAGGAACTGATAAAAGAGGCTTCAtctagaacagaaaacaaaatttaaaataaatcaactcTGTTATTCTTTCAGTTACTCTTACAAGTTAATTTTCTACAACACCTGCTGTGGGACTCTTAACAGAACGGAAATAGCCTGAAAACAATTTTGGTCTTCATTTTTATCAGAACAAAACACTGAGACTATGACTGACAAAGTTTAGAGAACCAGCTTAGTAGAACGAACTAGCTTTAAAGAGTTAAGGCAGGACAGCACCTCAAGCCCAAAAGTTCCTGTAACAGGCTTGTGATCGCTGATGCCATAGCTCATGTGACTGATATAGTTATTCAAAGTAACAGATATCGTCTGTTCTTCAGATAATTCACTTTCTTTTGATGTATGCTGGCAGAGATTCTTCACTCTCCACAGAATTCTATCAGTCCAAGctggctttcttttcttctcactgtAAGAGcgcaaaataaaagtaaaatgagtAGAAAAACAGTTGTCAGAAGCTAAGAATACTGTGCAAAATCTACTCAAAGTTGAAAGATTGTCAGGTACATGtattaataaaagaaagcaaTCGCATCCAAGCTTCATTTTACAGCTCTTTACCATGCTTCACAACCGAGACTTCCTTAATTTGAACTCAGCTCCATTTATAGGAGATAAATTTCACAGATTTCTGAGAGAGAGGAGTAAAATGAAGGGAAGAAGGGGCATTCCCATGTGTTAGTCAAGTTTTGTACAGGACATGATACTTTCTCCTAAAACACACCataaaaacatgcaaggacaCCAAGATAATACAGCAACTGCCCCAAACTTCAAATGCCTAGTCATTCTCAGGAAAGGGACATAACTTTAAGGAAGATGTAGAAAGAGTCTGAATGATATTTACTTCCTTATCCAAAACTTTTTTTAGAACAAGTTGCTTTTAGTAACTAAAATTGGGCAAACTTATGTCATTTATACTAATCATAGATGACACAGCAACGTTTTATTTCAAGTTCCTCTAATCCGTACTAGCCTGTATTTCAAGTCTTGAAACTATTGTTGCCGCATAAGAAAAGGCTTTAAATCCCCTAACGAAGAAAAGTATGCCTGTAGTCTGCAACTGTGCTACACATCAAACTGCAATCATAATTCAGAGTTTCCTTTTATACCATATCAATAACAACAGAAGACATGAGCCTTTCGTGGTTCTCTCTGTAGTGGGAGGAAGACTTAACAGCAACCCTCTGTATGGATGTATCACTTCAAATTGAAATGGAGAAAAGATCATACCCTATGGAAGAGGAATTAGAATGGACTGGATTGAATTATAAAAGTTAATGAGCAGGATGTGTAAGGAAAACTGTCAGTTTAATAACTTGGAATATTAAAATCATCATAAACTGGAAATGCCATTTAGTTTAATGCTcaacatgctttttcttttacccCTTCCCATACATATGTTTGACTCACCTTTAATAAGgtggaaagatttttaaatgacTAAGGGGACATACCCACTTACTTCAGTAATTATATAAACCGACAGAAATCTTTACGAGCTGCCATATGTCTGCTCTGCTGTGCAAGAAAATACCAAAACAACAGCTTAAGTTAATACACTTGCTACTTCAGAGAAAATGGCATAtaagatgggaaagaaaaatctcaaagcCACATTGAAAAAAAAGTACCAAAGGTAACACATTACTGTCTGCTTCATATAAAGCAAACTTTGCAAGGATGCTTAGAAGATCCCAGTGCCTTGAAATCTGTTCATCACTCTCCAACCAACCAAAATACCTCTGCTAGCTTTAACAACAGCAAAACGCACATAGCACGCATAagcatattttgtttatttatttgtcaaCTGTATTTACTGCTGGTCCCTTTATATCTGTTCACACTCAATTAGACAGCAAAAAGTCTCTGAATCCAAATTAGTAAATTTCTAAGATTAAGTGCAACAGCAGAGTAGATAACACTACAGCTTTCTGACAGGTTCAGAAAATCCTTGAAGAAAATCAGCTGTTATCTGATTTTCACATATTTCACAAAAATCAAATCCAAAGCTCAGAAGGAGCATTGTTTTGATTCTGAAATAGATTTATAAATCTATGAAATCCAAAAAGTTATCTTCTTACTTAAACCAAAACAGGGACTTCTGCtctctggaaataaagaaaaagatcagTACAAAACCCCTGTTTGGCCAGGAGCTTATTCTTCCGCTGAAGCATTTGATTCATACTTAACAATAAACTTTACAGTCAGAGAAAAACATAactcagatatttaaaaaaaactctggaAACAAGAATTACTGTGTTTAAACAAACGTGAGCTTATTCTGATAATCtagtcctcccccccccccccaaaaaaaaaagcagctgtgatgATTCAGCCACTCCCACTTCCCTCACACAATCAGCAGACCCAGGCTGCTTCAGCCAGAAACATTCATTTATTCAGATCTGAACACTGAATAAGAGTTCAACAGCCTCAGTTATCTTATAAATTAAGGAAAGTTTAGGTTTGCTTTGCAATGTGATATTTACTCAAGTGCCTGGTTCGTTCTAATATTCCATATCTTAACATATGTTACTGTGCTTTTACCTCGTATCATATACATCCGAATAAAGGTCAAACTTGTAGGTGGGTTTAAACTGCAAAGGACCCTCTATGAAGTCCTGAAGAAatgcttccttcttctttgccatatttaactgcagaaatagtgtgtttatataaaagaatatttaataaagaatAGCTTGtaaaagtaacattaaaaaaaaaaaatcagagcttaaAGGATAATCAGGAAAGGATCTGAGAAAGCATCTTCCAAGAAGAATTCAACATCTCAGTAAGTACAACACATCAACAAAATTTAGAAGGTCTCTTTGCTACTGCCAGAACAGTTGACGTGATCTGTTTAGAAGTTTTGTTGCAGTTCTACGCAAAACCAATTCCAGAATcagcttctcttttaaaaaataattattagatGAAGGAAAAAGGAGACGAAATCAAGGCATGGAACAATTCACAAGCCATGAAGTTCACTGAAAGCTTCAGTCATATATGAGCACTTGAAATgagtatgaaatgaaaaaaaagtagaacaagtTTGCAATTAATTATATGGTCCTGCTTATGACTGAAGTGAGAGAGCAAACAGCTAGATCAGCTCCAGCTcaaagctgctctgaatttgtgtTTCTTCAATAGAAATGAGAAATACAAGAGACAATAATGTTGTGTTGTGTTTatagataataaaataataataataaataaaacagcctccccccccaacccccaaacacacacaacatACCTGGTCCTTTTCCCACAGTAGATTATAACGTCTGTTATTTATCGATTCTCGGACAAAATGTATGCCATAATCTGCTATCCGGAAGTTTAGATCTCCAAACCAGAAGAGAATGCttaagggaggagaggaggaaaaaaaaaggctttacagGAATCCATAAACATAAGAGTGAAAAATTGGAAGAATTCAACAGAACGTAAGCCATCACGCTACTTAGGAGCTCTAATCACTTATATTACCTAATCCAAAcagcacaaacaaaaatattaagtagTTACAGATAAACTTACAGACGAATAACCTACTAAACAACAATTTTAAAGGAACTGAAATAGAAAGTGGACTGTCTTGCATTCTTGCCACTTGCACATTACCGGGTATTATCCCGTCCCAAGTCCCCTAATGACTTACATCTCTAAAGATTTAGTATTAAACAGTAGTCCCAGTAACAGTCAGTAAAATCATTCCCAAGATTCATGACCTATACACCAGCTGGATATGTTAATCAACTAATTTAGAGCATTGGTTTAGTGCTTTGAGAAAGCAGGGATACATACTGCATGTTCTGTAATTCTCAGAAATGGAAGTCATTATTAATAAGCGTTGGAGCATGACATCAGCAATGTTTTAGGCAATAggaaagctgccttttcttttaaaaggaatctCTCTTTTAACTTTCATACTTTTGAAATATTGTTCAGGGGTGCATGCTCCAAACTTgatcttctggaaagaaaatttttatttcaatgcTGTTTATAATTTCTTCTTGTAATACGATTGTACATGATTTGGCACTTTTAGCATGGGCATtaccaagaaaatgaaaaccattAAATTGAAATATCAAAAACTTGTACTGagataggaaaagaaatgatttttaaattcatGTTTCATACATATTTACCTAATTTTAATGAACCCATTAGCAATGGAAGTGATATTACATATTTATTCTGGATGCATCTGGCCTGACAGTTTTattagtataattttttttttaatccaaacatAAAAGTTTTGTCTTAGAAACATTTTAGAAAGGGTTACTATCACTTTTAGACTCCAGCATGATGTAGGGAATTTGCACATGCAGCAACATAACATATAAATAATTCCGACACaattaaagaattaaagaacAAGAGCTCAACTAGTGGCCtaaatgaggggtttttttttgttttttttgttttttccaggttAGACATCTGAGGTAGGTATAATTCATATAGCTACAGAAATTATAAATTAAGCATTTAAAGGCCGAGAAGCCCTCAGCCAGATGCTAAAGTTTCAACAGGAATAAAAATGGGTCAAAATACAACATATCTGCACACAAAAATAGGGAAGAAGATAAACATCTCCCAGTGATCTAAAAGATTTCTGATATAAACGGGCTTTAGCTTCTAAAGCTCTTCATGCCTCCGTAACATCTGCAATTCATGTGCTAACAAATTCAGTATAACTTGAGATGGGAAGAGATCACTGCTGCAAAATAGACCTCCATCTTTCAGGTTATCGTTTCCAGCCTGGTCCCCCAGGATTCAGGGACCACATCGAACAGACACATAAAATAAAACTGATGGGAGAAAAGTCCAAAGCCAAAGCTCTTCAGTGCAGAAAGCCACAAATTAAGAAAGTATACACAAAAACAACACAGACAGAATAGGGTCAGAATAACTCACTCATGATCCAGGGTACTTGGAACATTCTCTCCTTCAAACTGCATTTCCAGAATTTTCTCAAAGTCATCCAATCGTTGCTCTGTGTTCTCCATGTGAGCTGGCAAATGGCAGTTTATGAAACAAACTGTATAACCATAGAGGGACATGCGAATGGTAACTCCTCCTTTGTTCCCCTGCCATGGAAGGTTAACAGTATTCTCTGAAACTGCAATCAACACTTGCAAACGCAACTATTAACATTACCTATACCATTTTTAATCTTGCTATTTAGGAAACAGTTGTGTTCATTTAAATCTAAATAAGTAGCAAGTAATAGCTGTATTTCAGCTAATAAATTGGTGAAATATTATGGTCTGTACTGCACTTGCATACAAGGTTCAACTAAGTGAGACACATACGGCTTGTCAATTTATTCATTATTAAATAAACCATACATCCTCTCTCCCACCACAAGGCTATTTAGAGGCACGCACCAACATAAGCATTAAGTAACCAAAGCAATTAAGTCTCAGATAGTTCTTTACCCAGTATCCATAGAGGCCTGTGCGCATATATTGGGTATGAATGTCCCGTATGAAAGGAAGGTGGACATACTTCACAAAGATTAGAAGTAGCAATCCCTGCATGCGAACAGAGGAGAGctggaacagaaacagaagacagGGTCACTTCCACAGATAT is a window encoding:
- the INPP5K gene encoding inositol polyphosphate 5-phosphatase K isoform X3 — encoded protein: MEAARRGGGARMLRLHVVTWNVGTASPPPDVTSLLQLNSLGPAMDMYVIGLQEVNSRITNFLSDLAFDDPWSIFFMTVLSPLGYLKLSSVRMQGLLLLIFVKYVHLPFIRDIHTQYMRTGLYGYWGNKGGVTIRMSLYGYTVCFINCHLPAHMENTEQRLDDFEKILEMQFEGENVPSTLDHDILFWFGDLNFRIADYGIHFVRESINNRRYNLLWEKDQLNMAKKKEAFLQDFIEGPLQFKPTYKFDLYSDVYDTREQKSLFWFNEKKRKPAWTDRILWRVKNLCQHTSKESELSEEQTISVTLNNYISHMSYGISDHKPVTGTFGLEMKPLLSVPFVTLNPEGEWSAEHDVLISYSAVPEFPSSAWDWIGLFKVTFKHVNDYVTYAWVKDDEISSNSDSKQVYMNAEEIPDMGGEFVLCYYSNNMQSIVGISQPFQIQPNRTLMEKDLAQEEISWMQKPDNLESHNEF
- the INPP5K gene encoding inositol polyphosphate 5-phosphatase K isoform X2, whose translation is MASFSSEDAFQESSALSLHDLESLHNFRSRSASFSSAGSSGRLQLRQRVAQLMACVEDISSDDEIHEEVSRTLDEAFLIWGKKLKDKWQEFRLHVVTWNVGTASPPPDVTSLLQLNSLGPAMDMYVIGLQEVNSRITNFLSDLAFDDPWSIFFMTVLSPLGYLKLSSVRMQGLLLLIFVKYVHLPFIRDIHTQYMRTGLYGYWGNKGGVTIRMSLYGYTVCFINCHLPAHMENTEQRLDDFEKILEMQFEGENVPSTLDHDILFWFGDLNFRIADYGIHFVRESINNRRYNLLWEKDQLNMAKKKEAFLQDFIEGPLQFKPTYKFDLYSDVYDTSEKKRKPAWTDRILWRVKNLCQHTSKESELSEEQTISVTLNNYISHMSYGISDHKPVTGTFGLEMKPLLSVPFVTLNPEGEWSAEHDVLISYSAVPEFPSSAWDWIGLFKVTFKHVNDYVTYAWVKDDEISSNSDSKQVYMNAEEIPDMGGEFVLCYYSNNMQSIVGISQPFQIQPNRTLMEKDLAQEEISWMQKPDNLESHNEF
- the INPP5K gene encoding inositol polyphosphate 5-phosphatase K isoform X4 produces the protein MEAARRGGGARMLRLHVVTWNVGTASPPPDVTSLLQLNSLGPAMDMYVIGLQEVNSRITNFLSDLAFDDPWSIFFMTVLSPLGYLKLSSVRMQGLLLLIFVKYVHLPFIRDIHTQYMRTGLYGYWGNKGGVTIRMSLYGYTVCFINCHLPAHMENTEQRLDDFEKILEMQFEGENVPSTLDHDILFWFGDLNFRIADYGIHFVRESINNRRYNLLWEKDQLNMAKKKEAFLQDFIEGPLQFKPTYKFDLYSDVYDTSEKKRKPAWTDRILWRVKNLCQHTSKESELSEEQTISVTLNNYISHMSYGISDHKPVTGTFGLEMKPLLSVPFVTLNPEGEWSAEHDVLISYSAVPEFPSSAWDWIGLFKVTFKHVNDYVTYAWVKDDEISSNSDSKQVYMNAEEIPDMGGEFVLCYYSNNMQSIVGISQPFQIQPNRTLMEKDLAQEEISWMQKPDNLESHNEF
- the INPP5K gene encoding inositol polyphosphate 5-phosphatase K isoform X1, whose translation is MASFSSEDAFQESSALSLHDLESLHNFRSRSASFSSAGSSGRLQLRQRVAQLMACVEDISSDDEIHEEVSRTLDEAFLIWGKKLKDKWQEFRLHVVTWNVGTASPPPDVTSLLQLNSLGPAMDMYVIGLQEVNSRITNFLSDLAFDDPWSIFFMTVLSPLGYLKLSSVRMQGLLLLIFVKYVHLPFIRDIHTQYMRTGLYGYWGNKGGVTIRMSLYGYTVCFINCHLPAHMENTEQRLDDFEKILEMQFEGENVPSTLDHDILFWFGDLNFRIADYGIHFVRESINNRRYNLLWEKDQLNMAKKKEAFLQDFIEGPLQFKPTYKFDLYSDVYDTREQKSLFWFNEKKRKPAWTDRILWRVKNLCQHTSKESELSEEQTISVTLNNYISHMSYGISDHKPVTGTFGLEMKPLLSVPFVTLNPEGEWSAEHDVLISYSAVPEFPSSAWDWIGLFKVTFKHVNDYVTYAWVKDDEISSNSDSKQVYMNAEEIPDMGGEFVLCYYSNNMQSIVGISQPFQIQPNRTLMEKDLAQEEISWMQKPDNLESHNEF